GCCCCCAGGCGCGGGGTGGCACTGCCAGCCCGGACCCCTCTCCGCCCCAGGGCGCGCGGCGTGCTGACCCTGCCGCGCTCGGCAGGTGAACGGCTCGCTGGCCAAGGAGGAGGTGTCGCAGCTGATCCAGGGGCTGTGCGCCATGCTGGAGGAGAAGCGGGCGACCCTGCTGCAGGCGATCGAGGAGTGCCAGCAGGAGCGGCTGGCCAGCCTGCACTGCCAGATCCAGGAGCACCAGGCCATGCTGGAGAACTCGGGCATGGTGGGCTATGCCCAGGAGGTGCTGAAGGAGACCGACCACCCCTGCTTCGTCCAGGCTGCCAAGCAGCTGCACAACAGGTACCGGGCTGGGGGGACCCTCACGGGTGCGGGGCTGATCGGAGCCAAGGCGGCCACCGTGTGCCACCCTGATGTCCCTGCTCTCCCGTGCTGCAGGATCCTCAGGGCCACTGACTCGCTGCAGAGCTTCCGTCCTGCGGCCACAGCCTCCTTCAGCCACTTCCAGCTGGACGTCAGCAGGGAGCTGAAGCTGCTCACCGACCTGGCCTTCATCCGAGGTAAAGGCAGCAGGACCGGGCACCGGCTGTGCCCTGTGTGGAGGTGCAGCCCCTGCGGGCAGAGCGGCTCCCTGCCCGCCTCGAGCCAGAGCTCAGCCACGGCCGCAGAGCGCTGGGCGGGTGCTCGCGGATCTGCCGGTCCCCCCTCCCCGTCAGGGACAGCCCccgccccagcagcccccaaaACAatccctgcccctgccctgccctgtgccagggtGGCCGGGCGAGGGGCCAGGACAGGCAGGGCCGTGGTGCCAGGTAAGGGCAGCAGGAGCGCCGGAGGGTGAGTAGAGCGGAGGCTGCCCCGCTGCAGGGCAGGTGCTTCCCCACAGGGCAGGAGCCGCGTGGCCCTGCCGGACCCGCTGGCAACACTTTTCAGACCTGCTTCTACCTCTCTTTGTTTATAGGCTGCGGCCGCTGCTGAGTCGTCACTGAAGTAACTGAGGCAAGTCACATCCCTGCCCCAGAGCCAGCCCCGCTCTCTCTGtcccatccctccatccccgctcccgccccatccctccatccccGCTCCCACCCTGTCCCACTCCGCTGCCATCCTCCATCCCTGTCCTGCCCGCTggcagtggcaggcagcagctctgcccctcctccatctgctgctgctcctcctgccctcctgctccctcctcgCCCCATTTCTGCCCCATTTCTGCCCCCCCTCCTCGCCCCATTTCTACCCCCCCTCCTCGCCCCATTTCTGCCCCATTTCCGCCCCCCCTCCTCGCCCCATTTCTGCCCACCATCCCCTCATCTCTCCgcccctccttcccaccctgcctctctgctcccaCTGCACCACCAGCATCTTCACACCACCCTGCCATCCccatctcctcccctcctcttctgctgcctccctcctctctctttctctctctctctctcctccctcctcgACTTGCACTCAGCCTGTCTGGTCCCTGGAGCCTCACAGCAGCGAGCTCCTCTGTCTCCCTGACTCTTGCTCTCCTCTGGTGCCTACACACGGTCTCCGCAGTCAGATCCCCCTAGACTCCTGCTGGTTGTGCGTCCGTGCGTCCGTCCGGAATGCCCCCTCCCTGCGTCTGGCCGCCTCCCTGCCTGCcggggggggggatgctgccTGATGCCCGTCGGTGCCTCTCCCCGCAGCACCCGAGGCCCCCGTCATCGACACGCAGCGCACCTATGCCTACGACCAGATCTTCCTGTGCTGGCGGCTGCCGCAGCACTCGCCACCCGCCTGGCACTACACGGTGGAGTACCGCAAGACGGACGCCAAGGCCAAGGGGCTGAAACTGTGGCAGCGGCGGGAGGAGGTGCGTGGCACCAGCGCCCTGGTGGAGTACCTGGACACCGACAGCGTCTACGTGCTCCGGGTGAAGGGCTGCAACAAGGCGGGTTTCGGGGAGTACAGCGAGGACATCTACCTCCACACACCGCCCGCCCCAGGTGAGGAGCGCCGGGGGCTCGCAGCACTGATCTGGAGCACCCGGCCGGCTGCTTGTGCCATCCTTCTCaccctctgctcttccctgcagTCCTCAACTTCTTCCTGGACAACCGCTGGGGCTTCAACCGGGACCGGCTGGCCATCAGCAAGGACCAGCGCGCCGTGCGCAGCGTCCCCGGCATCCCCATGCTCTTTGCTGCCGAGCGCCTGATGACCAGCTGCCACCTCTCCATCGACCTGGTCATCGGTGACGTGGCCATCACGCAGGGCAAGAGCTACTGGGCCTGCTGCGTGGACCCCAGCTCTTACCTGGTCAAGGTGGGCGTGGGGCTGGAGAGCAAGCTGCAGGAGTGGTTCCAGGTGCCACAGGACGTGGTGAGCCCCAGGTGAGCGGGGGGCTTGGTGGGAGTGGGGGTCCTCTGCCTGTTCCTGCCTCCCCGCCAGGCGCTGGCTCTGGGACGCATAGGGCAGCCCCAGTCTGTCCCTCCCGCGTTGGCGCTGGGACTCACCCACGCCCCTGCCGCAGGTATGACCCCGACAGTGGCCACGACAGCGGGGCAGAGGACACGACGGTGGAGGCACCCCCGCCCTATGCCTTCCTCACCATCGGCATGGGCAAGATCTTGCTGTCACACGGGTCGGCACTCACCTCTCGCGACCCCAACGGCTGCACTGTGCCCTTGCCTCCGCGCATCGGCATCTGCCTGGACTACGAGCAGGGCAAGGTGAGCTTCTATGATGCCGTCTCCTTCCGCGAGCTCTGGGAATGCGGCGTGGACTGCTCGGGGCCCGTCtgccctgccttctgcttcaTTGGAGGGGGTGCCCTGCATCTCCAGGAGCTGGTGGCCAACAAGCAGGAGCGTAAAGTGACCATCGGGGGCTTCGCCAAGCTGGACTGAGCTGTGCCTGCGCTCCCCGCGCGTGTGCCGGCCATGGCCCCCCATTGCCCAGCGAGCTCCAGGGCCTTGGGGGGACACGGGCCAGGGccaggggagcagagcacagggcagccccggccctgccgccaCTGGGAATGGGCCAGTTGTTTGGTTTATGGGatgggtggggatggggacagctcTGCcgtcccctcctctccctgtcaCCTTGCCCCTTGCCCCAGCTTGGCTGGAGGTTGCTCTGAGCTGGGGCctcgggcagggctgggcaaggGGTCAGCTCTAGAGATGGGGAGCGCGAGCGGGATgcggggctgtgcagggagggggGTGGCAGGTGACAGTGGGGGTGATGGTGGGGGGGTAGaagctgggtgctggctggggtgggggtggcagctGGGCTTGGGGAGAGAGGGcggggggaggctgggctggaatgaagtgtgaagacttttttttaaaatgcctcaTTTTCAACGTGGCTCACCCGGCTGCAGCGCCATGGCCGGGCACAGCCACCACGGCCAGGCACAGCTGCCATGGTCTGTGCCGCGGGCTGCCAGGCTGTGGGATGCTGGTGCCtcccccctgctctcccctggggctgcagagtGCCGCTGGCTGttctgccctgtccccagccgAGCCACGTgcctggccagccctgcccgTGTCCCTGCCTGCACGTGCTCCGGCAGGACACGCTCGGCCCCCGTTACACCGCTCAGTGCCAAACCGCGGGCAgccggggctggctggggccGCGGGGTCGGGACCTGACCCAGCCAGGAGCTGTGCCGCGCTGCCATCCACCACGGGGGCCCGTGCCAGCGGTCCCATGCTGGGATCTGTCCGAGCTGCTGTCGTTTCTCCTGGGTTCTGTTAcaattgctgtattttcatgGTTTCCTACAATAAACTGCGATGCCAGACTCCTCTGGAGCTGCTCTGCGGCGGAGGGCAGCCGCCCCACAGACACTGGCGCTGTGGGGTGCTGGTCGGTCTGCGGTGTGGCCATGGGGCTGAGCTGTCCTTCGGGCCATGGCCAGCAGGGGCCAATCCTGCCCAGGGAAGGGCCTGGGGCAGCGTGGGCAGTGCTGACGTGTCCGGTCCCTGCCCGCGCTCTGCCTGGCCACGTGGCTGCTGCCACCCGGTCTCGGGGTGTCAGTGGACCAGCCGCCAGTGGCGTCTAGAAAAACCCCGGTAGCATTAGCGAGGGGTTCTAAGGGTGACTGGTccagcctggggggctgctgggcactggggcaTCCTCTCAGGCTAAGGGGGTCTGGACCCCCACCCGGGTACCCCATCCTGCAGGGGAGCAGCGTGGCAGGCGGAGGAGCCGGTGACTGGCCCCAGGGGTGGCTGGGCCGGGCTCCCCGTGAACAGGCGGCTCTTTGTGGGGCTGAGCCTTGGCGCTGGCGCTGGTTTCGATTCCTGCgggccctgcccagggctggggggggctggcacagccctgccttggCATGTGACCCcatccctggggggggggggggatgtgatgctgtgccacagctgacCCTCAAGGCTGTGCTTAGCTTTGCCCCTTCCTCCCGGCACACGACAGCAGAGCCCGGCACGCTGTGGGTGTCCCCCACATCATCCCGCTGTTCATGTGCATGCAAAGACCCCCTCCCTGTGCCAaaccccccagctcctgccctaATCCCCCATAGGGTGCACCCGATCCATGCAGCCCCCCGCATGCAAAGACCCCCCAGAGCCTTCCCCGTGCcaagcccccccagctcctgccctaACCCCCCCATAGGGtgcaccccatccctgcagcccccatccccgcagccccccccctgccccccgcctgCCAGGCTGGAAGGCTGCTGGGTTTTACTGTTGCTGTTGGCAACTCTGGCTATCGGCAAAGCGTAAAGGAAACCAAAAGCAGCAACTACACACACCCCCTCCACAGACGCACGCAGCTGCACACacccttccccccccagcctccagcccctCTCACCGAGCAGCCCCcaatccccccccccagcacagcccagacaCATACCGGGGTCCCCGGGCACCCAGCACGGCCACGTCCCCCACCCAGAGCCCACGTGCCGCGGccacagcacccaccagccACACGCTGCCGGGCTGGTTCCCAGCAAAGCGGCTGGCTCCGCGCCTGAGCTCACAAGCAATTTCTTTCGGGAaggtttgtttccttgttttttctgcctttttggtAGTTGCCAAaaccctcccagcccccagcttGGGCCCAGTCCAAACTGGGGCTGCCGGGGGAGCCGCCCTGCGGCTCAGGGCACAGCAGTCCCAAAGGCATGTGCCTCGGCGCAGCCTGGCACGCGGCTGGCCCCATGCTGGGCACGGTCCTGTTTCGGTCCCCGGCCCCGCTGGGGCCACCCCGCTGCCCCTCAGCACATCCACAACCCCTTCCCCCTGGCCGCCCCCAGGGCCGTTTTGGGGCTCACTCGGGGTGTGGAGGATCCTGAGCCTGGaccaggcaggggagggaagtGGGACCAGCAGCGTGCGTGCCGTGCCGGTGATGCACATGGTGATGCACACGCAGCCTTTATGGCCCCACCGTCACCTTTACACCCTGCCTGTGCAGCCGCACCGCAGAAGAACCGGTTGCGTTGCCTGAACCATGTTTGTTCACAAGACAGAAACCAAGGGTGCGGGACAGGCGGGTGGGATGTGAGCGAGAGGGACGGTGTcctggcagggcacaggcacaCCCTGGGGAACGCAGCGGATGGGGATGCTTGCCCATGCCCAGGCAACTGTAGGTGCAATGGCAGCGAGGGCGAAACAACCCCAGCACCAACCCTAGGTCTGCTCAGCCCCAGAAAGGagagcagcccccccagctggGGTCCCCTGGGTGGGTGACAGCCGTACCATGGCAGCCACAGAGCCAGAAGGGGAGGCACCCGGATGGAGCGCTGGGGAAACCCCCGCAACATCACCAGGGCTGACGCAGCCCTGTGGGACACTGTGCCCGACTGCACCCATCTTTTTATTGTGAAATAACATAAATATACTGCGGCTGAGGACCCTGCCACCCTGCTTCCCTGTCAAGCTGAACCCGGCACCGAtaccctgcacacacacacacatatatatatatatatatatttatataaaataagaCCACGAAACCAGCAATTGAATCCCTAGGAGTGAGCGCAGGGGGAGCACGAGTCTGgacacaccccccccagcatGGGGAGGGTTGCAAAGCCAAGCGAGCACGGGGAACAGGGGGTGTGGGGGACCCTCCCTCCCGCCACGAATCTTTGCTCATCCAGTTCTGTCATGCGCACGAATCCGGCTGCTCCAGAACCATTCAGCTCCCGCTGCCCGCGGCAAGGGGCCGAGCAGCACCGGGGGACGTGCCCAGGGCCGGTGCTGCTCCCCCGGGAGCAGGGGGGCACGGCCACCCCCTGCCCTTAGCAGCCACCCTCTGTCCCAGCATGTCCCTCAGAGGTTGTCGGAGGTGGCAGGGTTGGTGTAGGTGAAGGTGCCGACCCCCGCGCCATTGCTGCTGGCCACCTGGGGAGGGAACAGTGAGGGGGTgtcagagctgggctggggagaagctgggctgagccccctcctcagcccccgCCGGGAGCAGTGGGGGGACCCCCACATCCTCACCACAGGCACCACGGACATCCCCGTGTGCTCAGCTAAGAAATGCATCTGCCCTGCATGGTgggcagctgcccccagccatGGGTAATgtgggcacccacagccccctTGGGCCCCCCCGagcacccctgggtgcaggagctggtggaggagctgaaGCGGCTCTGGCCATGTTCCTCCCCTGCTCGATAAGCCTGCCCAGCAAGAGCAAAGGTAAATATTTACCCAGGCCCCTGGTATTTGAACAGGGTGAGCTGCTCGCACACAGCCAAGCAGCTGGATAGGGCCCCAGCCCACAGCGTGCAGGGGAGTGCAGTgcaccaggggctggggctgagcccccaaaccccacatCACTTGGAGGACCCATGCCCTTTGCGTATGTGAGCAGCTCCTGATGCTgcacctgcagctctggcttCAGAGCCACTGGTGTGGGACACGGGGTGCAGGATACGGGGATcagcaccccccgccccagctccagccccagccccactccccaTCCACGGCAGAAGGATTCTCCGATGCCAGCAGATGCAGGGGGCCGGCTGGGATGCAGCCGAGCCTGAGAAGGGCCAGTGCAGGGCCGGCAGCAAGCCCCCCACCCTCTTCCCGGGGCTGGGCACGGGGAGCCGGCATCCAAGGTCGTGGGGAGCTCCCCGGAGCTGGGCCAGGTCTGCCAGCGCCGGCCACGCGCCCAGCACCGCTGCTCCATCCAGGCGTGAAAGTTACGCTCACCTCCCAGCTGGGAGGGATCGGTGTGGGGCGGACACCCAGGGCCACCGTCTGTGCCCCACTGGTTCCGTTAGCCATTAACCCAGCAGCCAAGGGACCTgcccagcttcccagctgcaccgaaaaccaccttcccctgccctaccccagccctgcagtggcTGGGATGCCAGGCGCAAGCCGCCGCGGGGACAGTGGCACCCGGCTCTCACCTGGCTGTAGGGGTTGGGTTTGCTGTTGGGTGAGACGTAGCGCCCGTGGCTCTGGTACAGGGCGTACTCAGCCATGGGGTGGTAGGAGTCCTTCGTGCTGAACAGGTCCAGCTTCCCTCGGCTTTTCCGGCGGCAGGTGCAGGTGGCCTGGGTGGAGAGGGAAGGGGTGAGGGGCCTGACGGcaaggggatggggacaggggacccaccagcagaagacaggagaggacagggatggggacaggggacccaccagcagaaggcaggagaggacagggatggggacaggggacccaccagcagaaggcaggagaggacagggatggggacaggggacccaccagcagaagacaggcgaggacagggatggggacagagcacccaccagcagaagacaggagaggacagggatggggacaggggacccaccagcagaagacaggagaggacagggatggggacagagcacccaccagcagaagacaggagaggacagggatggggacagagcacccaccagcagaagacaggagaggacagggatggggacagagcacccaccagcagaagacaggagaggacagggatggggacagagcacccaccagcagaagacaggagaggacagggatggggacaggggacccaccagcagaagacaggcgaggacagggatggggacaggggacccaccagcagaagacaggagaggacagggatggggacaggggacccaccagcagaagacaggcgaggacagggatggggacagagcacccaccagcagaagacaggagaggacagggatggggacagagcacccaccagcagaagacaggagaggacagggatggggacagagcacccaccagcagaagacaggagaggacagggatggggacgggggacccaccagcagaaggcaggagaggacagggatggggacaggggacccaccagcagaagacaggagaggacagggatggggacaggggacccaccagcagaaggcaggagaggacagggatggggacaggggacccaccagcagaaggcaggagaggacagggatggggacaggggacccaccagcagaagacaggcgaggacagggatggggacagagcacccaccagcagaagacaggagaggacagggatggggacaggggacccaccagcagaagacaggagaggacagggatggggacagagcacccaccagcagaagacaggagaggacagggatggggacagagcacccaccagcagaagacaggagaggacagggatggggacagagcacccaccagcagaagacaggagaggacagggatggggacagagcacccaccagcagaagacaggagaggacagggatggggacaggggacccaccagcagaagacaggcgaggacagggatggggacaggggacccaccagcagaagacaggagaggacagggatggggacagagcacccaccagcagaagacaggagaggacagggatggggacaggggacccaccagcagaagacaggagaggacagggatggggacagagcacccaccagcagaagacaggagaggacagggatggggacgggggacccaccagcagaaggcaggagaggacagggatggggacaggggacccaccagcagaagacaggagaggacagggatggggacaggggacccaccagcagaaggcaggagaggacagggatggggacaggggacccaccagcagaagacaggagaggacagggatggggacagagcacccaccagcagaagacaggagaggacagggatggggacgggggacccaccagcagaagacaggagaggacagggatggggacagagcacccaccagcagaaggcaggagaggacagggatggggacaggggacccaccagcagaagacaggagaggacagggatggggacaggggacccaccagcagaaggcaggagaggacagggatggggacaggggacccaccagcagaagacaggagaggacagggatggggacagggcacccaccagcagaaggcaggagaggacagggatgAGGATGGGTGATccaccagcagaagacaggcaaggacagagatggggacagggcacccaccagcagaaggcaggttaggacagggatggggacaggagaCACACCAGCAGAAGGCAGGCGAGgatgttcagcagcagcaggatgcagacCAGGACCAGCAGAGCAATGGCCCAACCTGGGACCGCAGGCACCGGTGCCGGGGACATCACCTGCACAGTGCCTGAAAGAGGACCAGAGCCATGTCTGCACCACTGGGCAGAGccgtggggctggctgggacaAACAGCCCTGAGAGACCCCCCCAGGATGGGGTGTAAGGGGATGAGCCCACCTCCTTGGGGTCCACTTGGTCTTCCCAGTGCTGCCCGCCACAGGCACTGGGAAACCACATCATCTCCACCGGCTGCAAGCCCTGAGCCTGTTGCACTGCCAAGGAGCCTCCCCACCCTGGCGGGGCTCTGCCCACCCTCGTGCCCCCAGCCCGAAGCTCCCGCTCACTCTGGATGTCGGCCAGCTGCAGGTCCATGATGAAGCCCTTCGGGTccaggctgctcctcagccGTTGCTCCACGGCCTGGCTGGTGGTTTCATTGCCATGTGCAAAGATGAGGGTGGACTGCACCTGCACGGAGCCTGGGCTACCCACGAGAGGAGGCGTCAGCGCCCAGATCACCGCCCCCCGCAAGGGGGTCTGCCCTGTGCGGCCAGGGCACACCGGCCTCGGCAGCCACTGGCCCGCTCACCTGAAACGGAGCTCGCTGCACCCCTTGTAGGTCTGCCTGCCCATGCAGCTCGCGCAGCCGAAGACACGTCCAAACTGGAACAAAGCACAGGGGTGACGGCCACCTCCCCAGCAGACACCTCCTCCCTCCCGTCCCCTTGTCACTCCACCTCACAGGACTGCCAGGGCTGCcgaggcagctggcagagaggatgcTCGGGGCACTTTCACGGGAAGCCTCCACAGGCAGTGGCTCCTTCCCAGCACAAACTGGGGGTCATCACTCGCCCAGGCAGGGCCACGACTCACCATGGTCAAGACAGTGTGGCTCAGGCTCCTGTACTCCTTCGACGTGGGGTCGCGCAGGCTCTCATTGAAGCTCCTGTTGAGGATGTGGAAGGACAGCTGGATGTGGATGAGCAGCTGGACCATGCTGGGGTTGGGAGCACCGCTGCTACCCAGCGCAGCCATGGGGGTCTGTGtgggagccctgctgccctgtgtGGTGGCAGAGGTTTTCCGTGTGGGGACAGTCCGAGTGCTGCTGCTCCCGCTGTCTTTGGTGGTGGAGATAGGGATCACCGTGCCACCACCTGTGGTGGAGGTGGgagccacagagctgctgttggtTGTGTTGGTGCTGACGGAGGGGACCGAGTTGCTGCTGTTGGCTGTGGCATTGATGTGGGAGATGGCAGTGCTGCTTGGGGCGGGCACCGTGGTGCTGTTGGCTGTGGCGTTGATGATGTGGGAGATGGCAGTGCTGCTTGGGGCGGGCACCGTGGTGCTATTGGCAGTGGCGTTGATGTGGGAGATGGCAGTGCTGCTTGGGGTGGGCACCGTGGTGCTGTTGGCTGTGGCATTGATGTGGGAGATGGCAGTGCTGCTTGAGGCGGGCACCGTGGTGCTGTTGGCAGTGGCGTTGATGTGGGAGATGGCAGTGCTGCTTGGGGCGGGCACCGTGGTGCTGTTGGCAGCGGCGTTGATGTGGGAAATGGCAGTGCTGCTTGGGGCGGGCACCGTGGTGCTGTCAGCAGTGCTGTTGATGATGTGGGAGACGGCAGTGCTGCTAGTGACGGGCACCACGGTGCTGTTGGTTGTGGCATTGATGATGTGGGAGATGGCAGTGCTGCTAGTGACGGGCACCATGGTGCTGTTGGTTGTGGCATTGATGATGTGGGAGGTGGCAGCGCTGCTCAGGGTGGGCACCGCAGTGCTGTTGGTTGTGGCATTGCCTCCAGAGCTGTTGCTGGACTGGGAGTTTGTGGTAGGGGGGACCGTGGCATGGGAGAAGACAGAGTTTTGGGTCCTCTTCATACTCGTGCTTTTGGAGTTCATTGTGTTCAGAGTCGTGATCGTGGGGGTGACGGTCGTCTCAGTGGTCATCACTGTGTCAGTCGTGTCAGTCATGGCTGTCCCTGCAGCGGTTGTGTCAGTCTCCATGTTATGTGCACCTAGAGGAAACACTAGGAGTGAGCAGCTGGAACAGCAGCGCTGGTTTGGGAAGGTTTTACATAACacagctcctcagctggacGCTTCCCTGGGCCACAAGGCACCAAGAAGGACCATGACCTCCAGGAGCCAACCATTGGCAGCTCCCACTGCCCACAAGGCCGACAAGACCTTCAGGAACATGTTGCAACCAGGGCTTGTGCTGGGCACATATGGCACCACTGAGGTTGCAGGCAGTGCCACCTGGGCAGCTGGCACCGGCCCCATGCCCAGCCCTACAGACCCCCCCTCATCCTGGGGTGACCCCACCACACCGCGGGGCTCAGGCACAGCCCTCCCACCCCAATAAAGCCTCCTTTGCCATGGGTTGCCAGCTGGGAGAGTGGGGTGCCATGCACCCCACCAGACACGCATAGCCTGGCCGCTGGCCAGCGCAGGAGGCTGCCGGGCGGTTTCCCAGCAGGTGCCACCGGAGCCAGCGGCACTGGAGGAGAGCCCGGGGTCCGGATGGCTCCATGAGACACACCTGCATACCAGCCTGCAAACCCCGggtgcagcctgctccagctggtCCCGCACAGCCCggctgcctggccccagccGAGCCTTTCGGACACGGCTGAGAGGGGCCACAGGCTGAGTGAGGTCCCCAGACCCCAGCTTTGGGGGGGACAATCTGCCCTGGGACACTGCACTCCAGGGCCAGACCAGGAGGGACAGCGAGGTCCCTGCCACTGGGGTGCTGAGGGCCACCAGCTCTGGTGTCCTCTGGTCCCCGCTCAGAAAACAGCCCAGGGGACCCTGCCCTGATCCCCCCGTCCTGTCACCTCCCCACCTGCCCATGTCCCAGCCTGGTCCATCCAGCTCAgggtgccaccagccccagcccctcacctgtgctcagcagcagcagcagcagaagggcagTGAACGCCATGGGGGTCGTCCTGGGGGGTCCCGGCACCTCTCAGGGCTCTGCGGCAGCTGCTCTCCCGTTAGCCGGTGGCACACGCCGCAGTGCAGGGACCAGGAACTGGCGGCTCGACAGTGGCCGGAGCTTTATAGAGCACCTGGAGCAGGTGGGGACGCCCCACCCTGCTGCCGGCCCCAGGAAGGGGGGGTTCTCTGCCCCACTTGGCACTGGGCACGGGGGTGCCGCCTCGCCGATGGGGCCCTTGCAGCATCCTGCCCCCACGCTGGGTCCCCCATGCACCTCCAATTCGGGGGGACATcgccagcagcatccccacgCCGCGGGTGGACACAGCCT
The sequence above is drawn from the Falco naumanni isolate bFalNau1 chromosome 20, bFalNau1.pat, whole genome shotgun sequence genome and encodes:
- the TRIM46 gene encoding LOW QUALITY PROTEIN: tripartite motif-containing protein 46 (The sequence of the model RefSeq protein was modified relative to this genomic sequence to represent the inferred CDS: deleted 1 base in 1 codon), whose amino-acid sequence is MAEGEDLQTFTSIMDALVRISTSMKNMERELVCPVCKEMYKQPLALPCAHNVCHVCASEVLLQHGYLCCDPTSEPSSPAATPSTRSPRLGRRAVPKPDRLDRLLKSGFGTYPGRKRGTVHPQTVSFPCPACQRDVDLGERGLGSLFRNLTLERVVERYRQTINISAAIMCQFCKPPQLEATKGCTECKSSFCNECFKLYHPWGTQKAQHEPTPPTLTFRPKGLMCPEHKEEVTHYCKTCQRLVCQLCRVRRTHTSHKITPVLSAYQALREKLTKSLAYILSSQDTVQTQIAELEETVKHTEVNGSLAKEEVSQLIQGLCAMLEEKRATLLQAIEECQQERLASLHCQIQEHQAMLENSGMVGYAQEVLKETDHPCFVQAAKQLHNRILRATDSLQSFRPAATASFSHFQLDVSRELKLLTDLAFIRAPEAPVIDTQRTYAYDQIFLCWRLPQHSPPAWHYTVEYRKTDAKAKGLKLWQRREEVRGTSALVEYLDTDSVYVLRVKGCNKAGFGEYSEDIYLHTPPAPVLNFFLDNRWGFNRDRLAISKDQRAVRSVPGIPMLFAAERLMTSCHLSIDLVIGDVAITQGKSYWACCVDPSSYLVKVGVGLESKLQEWFQVPQDVVSPRYDPDSGHDSGAEDTTVEAPPPYAFLTIGMGKILLSHGSALTSRDPNGCTVPLPPRIGICLDYEQGKVSFYDAVSFRELWECGVDCSGPVCPAFCFIGGGALHLQELVANKQERKVTIGGFAKLD
- the MUC1 gene encoding mucin-1 isoform X1 encodes the protein MAFTALLLLLLLSTGAHNMETDTTAAGTAMTDTTDTVMTTETTVTPTITTLNTMNSKSTSMKRTQNSVFSHATVPPTTNSQSSNSSGGNATTNSTAVPTLSSAATSHIINATTNSTMVPVTSSTAISHIINATTNSTVVPVTSSTAVSHIINSTADSTTVPAPSSTAISHINAAANSTTVPAPSSTAISHINATANSTTVPASSSTAISHINATANSTTVPTPSSTAISHINATANSTTVPAPSSTAISHIINATANSTTVPAPSSTAISHINATANSSNSVPSVSTNTTNSSSVAPTSTTGGGTVIPISTTKDSGSSSTRTVPTRKTSATTQGSRAPTQTPMAALGSSGAPNPSMVQLLIHIQLSFHILNRSFNESLRDPTSKEYRSLSHTVLTMFGRVFGCASCMGRQTYKGCSELRFSPGSVQVQSTLIFAHGNETTSQAVEQRLRSSLDPKGFIMDLQLADIQSTVQVMSPAPVPAVPGWAIALLVLVCILLLLNILACLLLATCTCRRKSRGKLDLFSTKDSYHPMAEYALYQSHGRYVSPNSKPNPYSQVASSNGAGVGTFTYTNPATSDNL
- the MUC1 gene encoding mucin-1 isoform X2 — its product is MAFTALLLLLLLSTGAHNMETDTTAAGTAMTDTTDTVMTTETTVTPTITTLNTMNSKSTSMKRTQNSVFSHATVPPTTNSQSSNSSGGNATTNSTAVPTLSSAATSHIINATTNSTMVPVTSSTAISHIINSTADSTTVPAPSSTAISHINAAANSTTVPAPSSTAISHINATANSTTVPASSSTAISHINATANSTTVPTPSSTAISHINATANSTTVPAPSSTAISHIINATANSTTVPAPSSTAISHINATANSSNSVPSVSTNTTNSSSVAPTSTTGGGTVIPISTTKDSGSSSTRTVPTRKTSATTQGSRAPTQTPMAALGSSGAPNPSMVQLLIHIQLSFHILNRSFNESLRDPTSKEYRSLSHTVLTMFGRVFGCASCMGRQTYKGCSELRFSPGSVQVQSTLIFAHGNETTSQAVEQRLRSSLDPKGFIMDLQLADIQSTVQVMSPAPVPAVPGWAIALLVLVCILLLLNILACLLLATCTCRRKSRGKLDLFSTKDSYHPMAEYALYQSHGRYVSPNSKPNPYSQVASSNGAGVGTFTYTNPATSDNL